CTTGTCTAGAGGATGGAGGCATGTATGGTGCGAGACACCTTGTCTCGACTTTGATAATCTCAACTATTATAGAGAGAAGCCGACGGCCCGAGAGATAAACCAAACCCTAAGTTTTTACAGGGCTCTGAAAATCACGAGTTTCAAGTTTCCTATCCCCCGATATGCCCTTGGCCCCGACATTGATAGCTGGATCGAGTTTGCTGTGTCCCGTAATGTGGAGAAGTTGAATCTGGTCTTCCTTGGTTATTCGAGTTACAAATATGATTTCCAAAAGATTTTCTATCTCAGTTCCTCTTTAACGGAGCTCTTCATTCAAGATTTTGATGCCTTCCGCGAATGCACAGTAGTGTCTTGGAAATCCCTAAGGAAGTTGACATTGTGGGGCTGTAGTTTCACCGATGATGGATCTCTTCGTAATATTCTCTCTGGCTCTCCCATTCTCGAAACCTTGGAATTGGATTACTCTGCAGGACCTCAGCGTCTTGATCTGAGTAAATCGCATAGTTTGAGGAGACTAGAGATTCGAGGACCAACCGAGATTGTAGCTCCCCACGTCCATTATTTGAGTTTGGAAACCTCCAGTGAAGGACCATCATGTACTTTAGAAGATGTTTCTTCGTTGACCGAAGCTCGCTTTCACATTATCATGAACGACTTGTCCTGTCCTTTGAAGCTTGATATTCTTCAACCAATGGTGCTAAAATTGTTTGCAAAATTACAAAACGTTAAGAGGCTTACCTTTACCGGACCCGTTCTTcaggtatgttttttttttttttttgccattcTAATTGCATTCTCTATTTAAGAACGACAAAAGAAAATTCGATGTCGCGGATGATTAATTAAGGCTTCATTGTTCGAAACCTTTTAAAGCCATATAAGTtcttgtaatgttttttttttctagtagAGATTTATGTTTAATTAGTTCATCATGACCTTTTGCATCATATATCCTTTTATGCTAGATTCTGTCTCTCGCCGAGCTCCATGGTATTCATTATCCAACGTTCAAGGTTGAAACTTTGACTGTTGAAACAAGGCTTACAAGATCTGTTATTCCTGGTTTAGCAATGTTACTACAAAATTCACCTCAACTAAAAAGTCTAAAAGCAAGCCCGTCATGCTTAATCGACATAGAGGTAGTTTTTC
The sequence above is drawn from the Raphanus sativus cultivar WK10039 chromosome 7, ASM80110v3, whole genome shotgun sequence genome and encodes:
- the LOC108815068 gene encoding putative F-box/LRR-repeat protein At3g28410 — translated: MDHLVDDDVDIISSMPHEILHRILSFIPIKLAIRTSALSRGWRHVWCETPCLDFDNLNYYREKPTAREINQTLSFYRALKITSFKFPIPRYALGPDIDSWIEFAVSRNVEKLNLVFLGYSSYKYDFQKIFYLSSSLTELFIQDFDAFRECTVVSWKSLRKLTLWGCSFTDDGSLRNILSGSPILETLELDYSAGPQRLDLSKSHSLRRLEIRGPTEIVAPHVHYLSLETSSEGPSCTLEDVSSLTEARFHIIMNDLSCPLKLDILQPMVLKLFAKLQNVKRLTFTGPVLQILSLAELHGIHYPTFKVETLTVETRLTRSVIPGLAMLLQNSPQLKSLKASPSCLIDIENRDLYRCLESQGLNPDQCWRSKYEAFPTSDEFFRMISYHRKDETWKLMVLFMEMVMKNVKTLETLVVEWKYIESIVSHESWFEEYFLQMLPTLSNNNNVFIVFKR